A window of Flavobacteriales bacterium genomic DNA:
TTTGGTGCGTCATATCGGCACTTCGAATTTTAGTGCGAAGAAACTACAGCGATTGATCGATGTGGGTGGGCAACAACCGGAGATGAATCAAGTTGAGCTGCACCCCTACCTTCAGCAGCAGGAGCTCATTGATTTTTGCCACGCCCACGGCATTCACGTTACGGCGTACTCACCTCTTGGCTCTATGGACCGCCACGAATCGATGAAGAAAGAAGGCGAACCCGTTCCATTGAAGAGCGATATAATTATGGCCATAGCCCAAAAAAACGGGATGAGTCCTGCCCGGGTATTGATCAGATGGCAGCTGCAGCGAAATATCGCGGTGATTCCGAAGTCGACCAATCCGGTTCGCTTGAAAGAGAATCTCGACTCGTTGAACTGCGAGCTCAGCGAAACCGACATGGCGGAAATTAAATCCATGGACCAACACAAACGAATCGTGGATGGGGCGTTCTTCACGGTGCCGGAAAAGGGCTACACCACGGAGAGCTTGTGGGATGAGTAGGATCGTTGCGTTCCAACGCCATGACGAAATGATGCTATGAGGGCGGAGTTGTGCATCGTGCCGTAGGCACAGAAAACAAGGGTATTCGGGCAGAAATTAGCGAAACACGGTGTGTCGATGGGCGGGTATGCGTTGGGGCATCGAAAATTCGTCTTGAAGGCGAGTAGAGTTCGCGGTGCGATCGTTATTTTTACATCGAGCCGAATTAAATTCCGTTGACTCGCCATAATGAAGGTACTCCTCGCCCACCTCAGAAACTACATCGCCGAGTATTTTAGGTGGTCGATCTACCTTTTTACGGCACTTTGGCCGGTGGTCATTTTTTCGATCAACTACAGTCTGGATTTCGAGGATGGCCTAGTCGATACCCTGCCGACATACGGTCAGCGACTCGTGAGTTTCATACTGTTTCACTTCATTCCCTTTGCTGTTCCGGCGGCGTTCATCGCCTACCACACCAACTCGAAGTTGTTTTCATCGAGGGAGTTTTGGGCCAAGATATTGTTGGTGTTCTTTATGCTCGCCGCCTACCGGTCGCTGCGGCTGTACGATTTCTTTTGCTGGTCGTCGATGATCAACGGCTGTTTGTACTGGTTCAGGGTATTCAGTCGTTACATTGGGTTGTTGATGTTCTTGTTGCCTTTG
This region includes:
- a CDS encoding aldo/keto reductase; translated protein: MPGLGLGTWKSKPGEVKRAIKQAIELGYRHIDCAAIYKNEAEIGEALSECLAEGLVKREELWITSKLWNDGHRKEDVQPALEKTLSDLRLEYLDLYLMHWPVAFKNGLDFPEDLDGYVPLTEVPLEETWEAMQELQSNGLVRHIGTSNFSAKKLQRLIDVGGQQPEMNQVELHPYLQQQELIDFCHAHGIHVTAYSPLGSMDRHESMKKEGEPVPLKSDIIMAIAQKNGMSPARVLIRWQLQRNIAVIPKSTNPVRLKENLDSLNCELSETDMAEIKSMDQHKRIVDGAFFTVPEKGYTTESLWDE